A stretch of the Deinococcota bacterium genome encodes the following:
- a CDS encoding SIS domain-containing protein, giving the protein MTQPMTQFEREIREQPEVLTRILGDAKVIAAAEVLRAQDRGLIMSLARGSSDNAVTFFGYLAGRFLGLPLASLPPSLVTVYAAKMKAAGALAVGVSQSGESSDVLEGLRALKAAGALTVAISNDPESSLSRLADLSLEQRAGEEQAVAASKTFSSQMMLLALLVAHWSEDAGLLTALQAVPERMRALLGDQSAVERAATRLTHAEHAYVLGRGLSYGPALELALKLKETSYLHAEAFSSAEFQHGPIAAVDPRYPVILLATQDGSLESNLAVAERLCELEADLTVVSGAQALEAYAGALVALPEGLHPATEAFLQVLAGQLLALHLAQSKRLDPDKPRHLSKITKTM; this is encoded by the coding sequence ATGACCCAGCCCATGACCCAGTTCGAACGTGAGATCCGCGAGCAGCCCGAGGTGCTGACGCGAATCCTGGGGGACGCCAAGGTCATCGCCGCGGCTGAGGTGCTGCGCGCGCAGGACCGCGGGCTCATCATGAGCTTGGCGCGGGGCTCGTCGGACAACGCCGTGACCTTTTTCGGCTACCTGGCGGGCCGCTTCCTCGGCCTGCCGCTCGCCTCGCTGCCGCCCAGCCTGGTGACGGTCTACGCCGCCAAGATGAAGGCGGCGGGCGCCCTGGCCGTCGGCGTGAGCCAGTCGGGCGAGTCGAGCGACGTGCTCGAGGGGCTCCGCGCCCTCAAGGCGGCGGGCGCTCTGACGGTCGCCATCAGCAACGACCCCGAGAGTTCGCTCTCCAGGCTCGCCGACCTCAGCCTCGAGCAGAGGGCGGGCGAGGAGCAGGCCGTCGCCGCCAGCAAGACCTTCAGCAGCCAGATGATGCTCTTGGCGCTCTTGGTCGCCCACTGGTCGGAAGACGCCGGCTTGCTGACGGCGTTGCAGGCCGTCCCCGAGAGGATGAGGGCGCTGCTAGGGGACCAGAGCGCGGTCGAGAGAGCGGCGACCAGGCTCACTCACGCCGAGCACGCCTACGTGCTCGGCCGCGGCCTCTCCTACGGCCCGGCCTTGGAGCTGGCCCTCAAGCTCAAGGAGACGAGCTACCTCCACGCCGAGGCCTTCTCGAGCGCCGAGTTCCAGCACGGCCCCATCGCCGCCGTGGACCCGCGCTATCCGGTCATCCTGCTGGCCACCCAGGACGGCAGCCTCGAGTCGAACCTGGCGGTAGCCGAGCGGCTCTGCGAGCTCGAGGCGGACCTCACCGTCGTCAGCGGCGCGCAAGCCCTCGAAGCTTATGCCGGAGCGCTCGTCGCGTTGCCCGAGGGTCTCCACCCCGCCACCGAGGCCTTCTTGCAGGTCTTGGCGGGTCAGCTCCTGGCCCTGCACCTGGCCCAGTCCAAGCGGCTCGATCCCGACAAGCCCAGGCACCTGAGCAAGATCACCAAGACGATGT